One window of Cucumis sativus cultivar 9930 unplaced genomic scaffold, Cucumber_9930_V3 scaffold71, whole genome shotgun sequence genomic DNA carries:
- the LOC116406188 gene encoding uncharacterized protein LOC116406188, whose product MEVLSRMLNSPPQNFQFHQFCEKVRLTHLTFVDDLMIFCTADNHSISFIKETIKRFGELSGLFANLAKSSNFLVGVNSSKASWLAPNMDFSIGHLPVRYLGLPLLSGRLRSSDCDPLIQRITSHIRSWSARVLSFAGKEEGRGGAKVAWDEVCLPFDEGGLDIRDGSSWNIASTLKILWLLLVKSGSLWVAWVESYILKGDRCGDQCWGGSILERNHRLHGGAVRELMVVFQLIRSCIKARAASWSDGVHGLI is encoded by the exons ATGGAGGTGCTTTCTCGCATGTTGAATAGCCCACctcagaattttcaattccaccaGTTTTGTGAGAAGGTCAGATTAACTCATCTTACTTTTGTAGATGACCTGATGATCTTTTGTACTGCTGATAATCATTCTATTAGTTTCATAAAAGAGACTATTAAGAGGTTTGGTGAGCTTTCAGGACTGTTTGCTAATCTTGCTAAAAGCTCAAATTTTCTTGTGGGGGTTAATAGTTCGAAAGCTTCTTGGCTTGCTCCTAACATGGATTTTTCCATTGGTCATCTCCCTGTtcgttatcttgggcttcctcTCCTCTCTGGAAGATTGCGGAGCTCTGATTGTGATCCCCTTATTCAGCGTATTACCAGTCATATTCGGTCTTGGTCTGCTAGAGTGTTATCTTTTGCAG GTAAGGAGGAGGGAAGAGGTGGTGCTAAAGTTGCCTGGGATgaggtttgtcttccttttgatgaaggaGGTCTTGATATTCGCGATGGATCTTCTTGGAATATAGCAAGCACGTTGAAGATATTATGGTTGCTACTTGTTAAATCTGGTAGTTTGTGGGTTGCTTGGGTGGAATCTTATATCTTAAAGGGAGATCGCTGTGGAGATCAATGCTGGGGTGGGTCGATCTTG gAGCGAAATCATCGTCTTCATGGAGGTGCTGTTCGAGAGCTTATGGTTGTATTCCAGCTCATTCGGTCGTGTATTAAAGCGCGTGCTGCTTCTTGGTCGGATGGTGTTCATGGTcttatttaa
- the LOC105434907 gene encoding uncharacterized protein LOC105434907, which produces MKIIKGKSKLMDKIEGKEVEEINVNDDKVELDIFKERALIKMTKEKEVVCESTSVLPMGMKLILIYVEKIMEKDSSITIPLPIGIFGISRKTSVLREDIIDLCNMNEVKTFTLVAYMTYLYSSVLGSKETIQYVFVDPSLTSVGHSQESRVRHLCSRLMVSKINEIVLAPFNPGGHWTLLAINAYDDIVFYLDSLRTTSKSTIRYVTDM; this is translated from the exons atgaaaataatcaaagggAAGAGTAAGTTGATGGATAAAATCGAAGGGAAAGAGGTGGAGGAGATCAATGTAAATGACGACAAAGTAGAGTTGGACATCTTTAAG GAGAGAGCCttaataaaaatgactaaGGAAAAAGAGGTTGTCTGTGAATCGACGTCAGTTTTGCCAATGGGAATGAAGTTGATTCTCATATACGTTGAGAAGATAATGGAGAAAGATTCTAGTATCACTATTCCACTACCTATTGGCATTTTTGGTATTAGTCGAAAGACTTCTGTTCTCCGAGAGGACATCATTGATCTTTGTAACATGAATGAGGTCAAAACATTTACATTGGTGGCCTATATGAC gtaCTTGTATTCATCTGTTCTTGGTTCGAAGGAAACTATACAGTATGTCTTTGTAGATCCATCCCTCACCTCTGTCGGACACTCACAAGAATCTCGAGTTCGACACTTATGCAGTAGATTGATGGTCTCAAAGATTAACGAAATAGTTCTTGCTCCTTTTAATCCTGG ggGTCATTGGACACTACTGGCCATAAATGCATATGATGATATAGTATTTTACCTCGACTCACTAAGGACAACATCGAAGTCAACTATAAGATACGTCACCGACATGTAA